A genomic stretch from Frigoribacterium sp. PvP032 includes:
- a CDS encoding ThuA domain-containing protein, translated as MTTPTTPLRVTVWGENRHEQIEQHVAERYPTGMHGAIAEGIGENLPDAQITVATMDMPEHGLTDEALEQTDVLTWWGHAAHAEVSDEVVERVHRHVLAGMGLIVLHSGHWSKIFTKLMGTTCTLRWRSEHDQELVWTVNPQHPITRGVPNPIVIPEQEMYGEYFDVPTPDELIFISGFTGGEVFRSGMTYRRGFGKVFFFSPGDQDFPVYHHRDVRRVIANGVEWARPERERETPTLLRYESGQYFQGADYEGALER; from the coding sequence ATGACCACCCCCACCACCCCGCTCCGCGTCACCGTCTGGGGCGAGAACCGCCACGAGCAGATCGAGCAGCACGTCGCCGAGCGCTACCCCACCGGCATGCACGGTGCGATCGCCGAGGGCATCGGCGAGAACCTGCCCGACGCGCAGATCACCGTCGCGACGATGGACATGCCCGAGCACGGCCTCACCGACGAGGCCCTGGAGCAGACCGACGTGCTCACCTGGTGGGGCCACGCCGCGCACGCCGAGGTGAGCGACGAGGTCGTCGAGCGGGTGCACCGCCACGTCCTCGCCGGCATGGGCCTGATCGTGCTGCACTCCGGCCACTGGTCGAAGATCTTCACGAAGCTGATGGGCACGACCTGCACCCTCCGCTGGCGCAGCGAGCACGACCAGGAGCTCGTCTGGACCGTCAACCCGCAGCACCCGATCACGCGCGGCGTGCCGAACCCGATCGTGATCCCCGAACAGGAGATGTACGGCGAGTACTTCGACGTGCCGACCCCCGACGAGCTGATCTTCATCTCGGGCTTCACGGGCGGCGAGGTGTTCCGCAGCGGCATGACCTACCGGCGCGGCTTCGGCAAGGTCTTCTTCTTCAGCCCCGGCGACCAGGACTTCCCCGTCTACCACCACCGCGACGTCCGCCGCGTGATCGCGAACGGCGTCGAGTGGGCGCGCCCCGAGCGCGAGCGCGAGACGCCGACGCTGCTGCGCTACGAGAGCGGCCAGTACTTCCAGGGCGCCGACTACGAAGGGGCGCTCGAGCGATGA
- a CDS encoding ThuA domain-containing protein: MTRRALVVRGGWEGHDPIGTTDSFVPFLERSGFEVSLHDGPAVYADADVMRTADLVLQNVTMSTIEGAQTAGLRAAVEAGTGLAGWHGGIADSFRGDADYLHLIGGQFAAHPGKAAADRVGDETDGFVRHAIRFTEAAASHPVTEGLDDFEVESEQYWLLHDDYLDVLATTTQEARAGDPWTRPVTSPAVWTRQWGLGRIAVVTPGHSQAVLDHPTVRTLVERGLLWASR, encoded by the coding sequence GTGACGCGCCGGGCGCTGGTGGTCCGCGGCGGCTGGGAGGGCCACGACCCGATCGGCACGACCGACTCGTTCGTGCCGTTCCTCGAGCGGTCGGGCTTCGAGGTCAGCCTGCACGACGGCCCGGCGGTCTACGCCGACGCCGACGTGATGCGCACCGCTGACCTCGTGCTGCAGAACGTCACGATGTCGACGATCGAGGGCGCGCAGACCGCGGGGCTCCGCGCGGCCGTCGAGGCGGGCACCGGCCTGGCGGGCTGGCACGGCGGCATCGCGGACTCGTTCCGCGGCGACGCCGACTACCTGCACCTGATCGGCGGGCAGTTCGCCGCACATCCCGGCAAGGCCGCGGCCGACCGGGTCGGCGACGAGACTGACGGCTTCGTGCGGCACGCGATCCGCTTCACCGAGGCGGCCGCGTCGCACCCGGTCACCGAGGGCCTCGACGACTTCGAGGTCGAGAGCGAGCAGTACTGGCTGCTGCACGACGACTACCTCGACGTGCTCGCGACGACCACGCAGGAGGCGCGGGCCGGCGACCCCTGGACGCGCCCGGTGACCTCCCCCGCCGTCTGGACCCGCCAGTGGGGACTCGGCCGCATCGCGGTCGTCACCCCGGGGCACTCGCAGGCCGTGCTCGACCACCCGACCGTCCGCACGCTCGTCGAGCGCGGCCTGCTGTGGGCCTCGCGATGA
- a CDS encoding Gfo/Idh/MocA family protein — translation MTFRTVDSRGGALRVVQVGAGGMGRAWLRALADSADVELVGVVDLDLDAARAGAEHHGDASLPVSTDLGAMVADLAPDAVVDVTVPVAHHPVTTQSLFAGLPVLGEKPVALDVAEGLSLAAAAEVTGELFMVSQSRRYDDHLVALKQQIGQLETVGAVTTEFFKAPHFGGFREQMDDVLLLDMAVHPFDSVRWLLDADPVSVWCESFSPAWSWYRGDAAANAVFEFEGGVRYAYSGSWCSPGAETSWNGSWRVSGSAGTALWDGDEAPVLSLADETGASSSPQLPQLPTVGDGIEGSLAAFVGALRTGAVPHGEVHENVMSLAMVEAAIESTRTGQRVVIDDLLERALATAIEREARDDVRARLESWTSVRAALQAGPTTAATTSATTAASS, via the coding sequence ATGACGTTCCGCACGGTCGACAGCCGAGGAGGCGCGCTGCGCGTCGTCCAGGTCGGCGCGGGAGGCATGGGGCGGGCCTGGCTCCGCGCGCTCGCCGACAGCGCGGACGTCGAGCTGGTCGGCGTCGTCGACCTCGACCTCGACGCCGCCAGGGCGGGCGCCGAGCACCACGGCGACGCCTCGCTGCCCGTCTCGACCGACCTCGGCGCGATGGTGGCCGACCTCGCGCCCGACGCGGTGGTCGACGTGACGGTGCCGGTGGCCCACCACCCCGTCACGACGCAGTCGCTGTTCGCGGGCCTGCCCGTACTCGGCGAGAAGCCGGTCGCGCTCGACGTGGCCGAGGGCCTCTCGCTCGCGGCCGCCGCCGAGGTGACGGGCGAGCTGTTCATGGTCAGCCAGTCGCGTCGCTACGACGACCACCTGGTCGCCCTCAAGCAGCAGATCGGCCAGCTCGAGACGGTCGGGGCCGTGACGACGGAGTTCTTCAAGGCCCCGCACTTCGGCGGCTTCCGCGAGCAGATGGACGACGTGCTGCTGCTCGACATGGCCGTGCACCCGTTCGACTCGGTGCGCTGGCTGCTCGACGCCGACCCGGTGTCGGTCTGGTGCGAGTCGTTCAGCCCGGCATGGAGCTGGTACCGCGGCGACGCCGCCGCGAACGCCGTCTTCGAGTTCGAGGGCGGGGTCCGGTACGCGTACTCGGGCAGCTGGTGCAGCCCGGGCGCCGAGACCTCGTGGAACGGCTCGTGGCGCGTCAGCGGCTCGGCCGGCACCGCGCTCTGGGACGGCGACGAGGCTCCCGTGCTCTCCCTCGCGGACGAGACCGGCGCCTCCTCGTCGCCTCAGCTGCCGCAGCTGCCGACCGTCGGCGACGGCATCGAGGGGTCGCTCGCGGCCTTCGTCGGCGCCCTGCGCACCGGCGCCGTGCCGCACGGCGAGGTGCACGAGAACGTGATGAGCCTGGCGATGGTCGAGGCGGCGATCGAGTCGACCCGCACCGGGCAGCGGGTCGTGATCGACGACCTGCTCGAGCGGGCGCTCGCGACGGCGATCGAACGGGAGGCGCGCGACGACGTCCGCGCCCGGCTCGAGTCGTGGACGTCGGTGCGTGCGGCCCTGCAGGCCGGGCCGACGACGGCGGCGACGACCTCGGCGACGACGGCGGCGAGCTCGTGA